The Artemia franciscana chromosome 18, ASM3288406v1, whole genome shotgun sequence genome includes a window with the following:
- the LOC136038923 gene encoding uncharacterized protein LOC136038923, translating into MAFRFLVIAACVAICKAGYGGSSGGSGYAAPVSSGGYGGGSKGGYGGPSIPAAPIGHSGGASGGYGGGASGGYGGGAIGGGAGGGYGGGSAGGYGGGVSAPIGGGGGYGGSSGGYGGAPSVPAAPLPAPIAPTGGYGGGAKAGGYGGGAQAGGYGGGAQAGGYGGGAQAGGYGGGAQAGGYGGGAPAGGYGGGAQVGGFGAGTQAGGYGGGSSGGYGAPVPAPLPAPIAQVPSGGYGGSSGGYGGGAAAGGFGGSKGGLGHSSAGIGGGAGGYGGSSAGGYGGSSISAPSGGYGGGSAGGFAPSKGASAGGYGGSSLGGAAGGYGGSSGGSLGGYGGSAPVGGSSYGR; encoded by the exons ATGGCATTTCGA tttctggTGATCGCTGCGTGCGTGGCTATCTGCAAAGCGGGTTATGGTGGTAGCTCTGGTGGAAGTGGATACGCAGCTCCAGTTTCAAGCGGTGGTTATGGAGGTGGATCAAAAGGAGGGTATGGTGGACCCAGTATTCCCGCCGCTCCTATTGGACATTCTGGTGGTGCTTCCGGAGGCTACGGAGGTGGAGCGTCAGGAGGCTATGGAGGAGGAGCAATAGGTGGTGGAGCAGGAGGAGGCTATGGAGGTGGATCAGCTGGAGGCTATGGTGGTGGAGTTTCAGCTCCAATCGGTGGAGGTGGAGGATATGGAGGTAGCTCCGGGGGCTACGGAGGTGCTCCATCAGTTCCAGCAGCTCCTCTACCTGCCCCAATAGCTCCTACTGGAGGCTACGGGGGTGGTGCCAAGGCTGGTGGTTATGGTGGTGGTGCCCAAGCTGGAGGTTATGGCGGTGGTGCCCAAGCTGGTGGATATGGAGGTGGTGCTCAAGCCGGTGGATATGGAGGTGGTGCACAAGCTGGTGGATATGGAGGTGGTGCTCCAGCCGGTGGATATGGAGGTGGTGCCCAAGTTGGTGGATTTGGAGCTGGTACCCAAGCTGGTGGATATGGGGGTGGAAGTTCGGGCGGATATGGAGCTCCTGTCCCAGCCCCACTTCCTGCTCCAATAGCACAAGTGCCTTCAGGTGGTTACGGTGGTAGCAGTGGTGGTTATGGAGGTGGAGCTGCTGCTGGTGGATTTGGAGGAAGTAAAGGTGGACTTGGTCATTCTTCAGCTGGAATCGGTGGAGGTGCAGGAGGCTACGGAGGCTCTTCAGCTGGAGGATATGGGGGTAGCTCCATAAGTGCACCGTCTGGTGGCTATGGAGGTGGCTCTGCAGGTGGATTTGCTCCAAGCAAAGGGGCCTCAGCCGGAGGATATGGGGGAAGCTCCTTAGGCGGTGCTGCTGGTGGATATGGAGGAAGTAGTGGAGGATCTCTAGGTGGATATGGAG